A stretch of the Panicum virgatum strain AP13 chromosome 9N, P.virgatum_v5, whole genome shotgun sequence genome encodes the following:
- the LOC120687840 gene encoding DUF21 domain-containing protein At1g55930, chloroplastic-like yields MPAATSLLLGGGRLPRFQFQSLRAPTKPPFRDTASSPHVPLRRYCARVGPRPLAPVSALPVPVTAAASPPGVEEDGWVRAVAAAVRRVAVAVACGALAAAWCRRAMAVGAAAGAGAAAPGAAEAAAGFGGLALHGGWPRVLQVLQLIREQGLVLAALLGLSAFFSMAETSITTLWPWKVRELAEKEPENGVFKMLRSDVTRFLTTILIGTTVVNIGATAIVTDAATAMFGEAGVSAATGVMTVAILLLTEITPKSVAVHNATEVARFVVRPVAWLSLILYPVGRIVTFLSMGMLKILGLKGRSEPYVTEDELKLMLRGAELSGAIAEDEQDMIENVLEIKDTHVREVMTPLVDVVAIDAIATLIDFKNLWETHQYSRVPVFEERIDNIVGIAYAMDMLEYVEEVEKLKEITVKEIAHMPTYFVPDSMSVWNLLREFRIRQVHMAVVLNEYGGTIGIVTLEDVVEEIVGEIFDENDSKEEIQKKTGYIVRQEDGTFHVDANTSIDQLSEELGIKIPEGHQYETVSGFVCESFGYIPEEGAKMLVILEKDYREENGEYQEEGSDRQDDREKTQAYELEILEGNARKVGKVLFKPISSECVDVDDKGVNRLISKKIIKRKKKDCGDSSNSDDDECPDITENGCPAEILSCSDDNSAELEDASSSSARR; encoded by the exons ATGCCCGCCGCGACCTCGCTGCTGCTGggcggcggcaggctcccgcggTTCCAATTCCAGTCCCTCCGCGCGCCCACCAAGCCGCCCTTCCGCGACACCGCCTCCTCCCCGCACGTCCCGCTCCGCCGATACTGCGCCCGCGTGGGCCCCCGCCCTCTGGCCCCCGTCTCCGCGCTGCCCGTGCCGGTGACGGCCGCTGCTTCCCCACCGGGGGTGGAGGAGGATGGCTGGGTCAGGGCGGTGGCTGCGGCCGTGAGGAGGgtagcggtggcggtggcgtgcGGGGCGCTCGCGGCGGCTTGGTGCCGCCGGGCAATGGCCGTGGGGGCCGCGGCGGGAGCGGGGGCCgcggcgccgggggcggcggaggcggccgcagGGTTCGGAGGGTTGGCGCTGCACGGGGGGTGGCCCAGGGTGCTGCAGGTTCTGCAGCTGATCAGGGAGCAGGGCCTGGTCCTGGCCGCGCTGCTCGGCCTCTCTGCCTTCTTCTCCATGGCGGAGACCTCTATCACGACGCTATGGCCTTGGAAA GTTCGTGAACTAGCTGAAAAGGAACCTGAGAATGGTGTTTTCAAAATGCTCCGAAGTGATGTTACTCGCTTCCTGACAACCATTCTCATTGGCACAAC TGTGGTCAACATTGGCGCAACTGCAATTGTTACTGATGCAGCAACAGCAATGTTTGGTGAAGCAGGTGTTAGTGCAGCAACAGGCGTCATGACT GTTGCCATTTTACTTCTTACAGAAATTACCCCCAAAAGTGTTGCAGTCCATAATGCCACAGAGGTTGCTAGGTTTGTGGTAAG ACCAGTTGCATGGCTTTCGCTGATCCTGTATCCAGTTGGGCGGATTGTTACTTTTCTGTCCATGGGAATGCTTAAGATTCTAGGCCTGAAAGGGAGAAG TGAACCATATGTTACTGAAGATGAACTGAAATTGATGTTACGAGGAGCGGAGTTGAGTGGTGCAATTGCAGAAGATGAACAG GATATGATCGAGAATGTCCTGGAAATTAAAGATACTCATGTGAGGGAAGTAATGACTCCTTTGGTGGATGTAGTTGCAATTGATGCTATCGCAACACTTATTGATTTCAAAAATCTGTGGGAAACTCATCAGTACTCTAG AGTACCTGTTTTTGAGGAGCGCATAGATAATATCGTTGGAATCGCATATGCAATGGACATGCTTGAATACGTTGAAGAG GTtgaaaagttgaaggaaatCACTGTTAAGGAAATCGCACATATGCCTACATACTTTGTTCCAG ATTCAATGTCGGTTTGGAACCTATTAAGAGAATTCCGGATCAGGCAGGTTCATATGGCTGTCGTCCTCAATGAATATGGTGGAACTATTGGT ATTGTAACACTGGAAGATGTGGTGGAAGAAATAGTTGGTGAAATCTTTGACGAGAATGATTCAAAG GAGGAAATCCAGAAGAAAACAGGTTACATAGTAAGGCAGGAAGATGGAACATTTCATGTTGATGCAAATACATCAATAGATCAACTATCTGAAGAACTTGGTATTAAAATACCAGAG GGCCATCAGTATGAAACGGTATCTGGTTTTGTCTGTGAATCTTTTGGCTATATTCCAGAAGAGGGTGCAAAAATGCTTGTGATTCTTGAAAAGGATTATAGAGAAGAAAATGGTGAATATCAGGAGGAAGGTTCTGATCGCCAAGATGATAGAGAAAAAACTCAAGCTTATGAACTTGAG ATACTGGAAGGTAATGCAAGGAAGGTGGGTAAGGTCCTGTTCAAGCCAATAAGCAGTGAATGTGTAGATGTTGACGACAAGGGAGTGAACCGTCTGATTTCCAAGAAGATCATCAAACGGAAGAAGAAAGACTGTGGCGATTCGTCCAACAGCGATGATGACGAGTGTCCAGACATTACAGAGAATGGCTGCCCTGCAGAAATACTCTCATGCTCGGATGACAACAGTGCCGAATTGGAAGATGCAAGCAGTTCTAGTGCGCGAAGGTGA
- the LOC120687841 gene encoding uncharacterized protein LOC120687841: protein MGVQSSDGQVMFSSIALLQQRFRKLERIREKREERLLHVLAPRPAAAPRETPVKWFFHPELLYPCRPLRDTAAVTLFPAVPTTASECKTFQLRGDPIAVELWPSKIYNYKHVSGEVDVDTSLHL from the coding sequence ATGGGGGTGCAGAGCAGCGACGGCCAGGTGATGTTCTCCTCCATCGCGCTGCTGCAGCAGCGGTTCAGGAAGCTGGAGAGGATCAGGGAGAAGCGGGAGGAGAGGCTCCTCCACGTGCTCGctccccgccccgccgctgccccgaGGGAGACGCCGGTCAAGTGGTTCTTCCACCCGGAGCTGCTCTACCCGTGCAGGCCGCTGCGCGACACCGCTGCCGTCACCTTATTCCCAGCCGTGCCGACCACTGCCAGTGAATGCAAAACCTTCCAGCTCCGCGGCGACCCCATCGCGGTGGAGCTGTGGCCTAGTAAGATCTACAACTACAAGCATGTCTCTGGCGAAGTCGACGTCGACACCTCACTGCACCTCTAG